The genomic window CATGAATCATTTTCATTGAAAAACCATTTACActaaaaacatatcatatcGTAAGAATTGTGAACATTACATCTATCTTCAGCGTAAACATTTTTCTAGGGATCCCTTAGTTTCATAGAATTATCAACATGACTCGTAATATAAGTCATTATGATCTCCTACCAATCCTAGGATCTAATCTATGGTAATGCAGATCCAAGAATTGTCATAAAATTCAAACATGaattcatacaaaaaagaatcatatcaTTACATTGCTTAAGTATGAGAGATCAAAGACTCTATTTAAAAACGCAAcccaaaacaaaccaaatcaagaataataacaaatccatatctcatcaaaaacaaaatgaaatcaagaaatttgggagaagaagattacaaGAGTTTTGGATTCATTAGCCTTCTGAAGCTGCTCGTTCCATGTCTCAACGGTGTGGCAGGCGATCACTTGTCCTTCTTCCGAAGccatcttctctctttttcttctctgttctgtttcttctcctcttgtgttttttttttttcaattacttAGCATGCGCGTCACCTACCAATCCCAATTTTGCCCGTCAatagtttttctcttctactttATTCGACGCGTGATTTTGTTTCCCATAATTACACCCACCAATTGCTACTTTCCTTCTTTACCCAAATCATAAATATTCACACTTTTACTCCTCAAAGTTTTACTTGTAACAAATTAACCACACACAAAGCAAAGTTGTAAATATCCAtcgtaaaaagtaaaaaacattttgtagaCATCATTTGTACATTATGATTCAAATCTACAGCTGAATCAGTTTCTTGAAACAATACGTTCCAATGATGAACCACCCGGTAAGCAAAACCACTAGAATCGAGCAGGAGGCAATGAAAGTCCAACCACCGAGTAAGATTCCTATAGTGTAGACTATGAGTGGAGGCAACAAGGACTTTACTATAGCCGTTTTGTTCACCCAACGTCCCTTGAAAAGCACTAGTGTCGCGAGATTCACCACGTTCCATCCGCCTGACTTTATAGATAGACGGTTCAGGTTGTTGGCTACAAAGGAATGACAGTTGCATGTGAGTATGTTATATGAGTGATGTTGGTACTCTTGCGTGCTTTTTCTCAGTGCATCATCCCATGTTGGCTCTTTCTCATgactatcttcttcttgctcatATCTCCTCTCACCATTGAACATACCAGAACTGGAAGAACGAGATGACTCCTGATTCAAATCCAAGGCCAATATGAATAAATTGTTACTTTGTATCAAGGTTGAAAATGAAAGCCGGCATCTTGCAAACGTTACCAtttctttgttgatttgaATATATCGAGAAACAGCTCCAAATGCAAAATTATCAACACAGACAAAATTAGGTCCTGCAAAGTCGAGGATGACACCGTCTTCTCTGCAGATACCGACGTGGCCGATGAAGGGAACCAGCCATGAAATGAAGGGAAGAGGTGTCCAAACAATGCAGCATGGAAACCGGTCTCTTTTGGGATCAATTTTCATAGGATCCGATAATCCGATCATCATGCGATGTTCTGAATCTGTTGCTGTCTCTCCCATATCCAAATCCAGTTGAGCTCAATTATTTGATTCTCTGTAAGCAAAAAACAACACGTCCAGTGATCCCCATGTAAGTAAGATTCAATAAAGCACTTGGATTTGATATGTAAAAGTTGTTCTTAATACTCGAATAGCTGATGCATATCATTTACATCGAACCCAAAACATAAATGCATATCATCCCATCATGGAAGTCCGAGTTGGGACTGAGCCTTCCAGAAGCGATAAGCAGCTCCTTCTAGCCCTGTGCTGCTTTGGATTTTTGCATATACCAAGCTACTACCAATTCATTGATTACTGGATAAACTTGAAACAAGAGTCGTCTAATTGATATTCAATCAACACATTGTGCTAAAACACTACGACCACTACATAGAAAAGCTAAGTAAACAATTCTCGTAGTTCTACGAATCGCGAgtcttaaacactaaacgaTGAATCCATACGAACATGGCGAACGAGGGATCCAGAAAACGCCATTAAAGATACATAATCCAACTAGCAACGAGTCAACATCAAAGCATCTTCATAGACATTGATTCCGAAACTTTTTCATAAAGAATAGATCAAAGCATACATACCAGTTCAAGCGACCAGGAAGACGATTAATCGGATCTAATACAATCTTCAATCACTGCCTTTTTCCTgggaaatttttgtttctctctcggCCCCAATTTTACGAACGATGACACTAAAGAACGTGTTTGGCTCCTTGTTTAAACTAATCCTCTCTCGGATATCTTCACCGTTTCAAGGATAGTAGTATAAACGACATAACGTTCGgtcaaagagaacaaaaacgTCAGGATGTTATTCTATTAAACGTCTGATATATCTATACGGCGTAGTTTTGAAGTTGTCGACTATTCTTCATCGTTCTCTCTGCTCTGGTAAGGAGATTGCTGCTACCTACTGATGCAAATCTGCCATTGATACATCTGCTTGCGGTTAGGGCAAAGATGAGGAAACGCGATTTGGCTATTTTGATGCTCTCTGGATTTGCTATATTCTTCACTCTTCAGGTGATTTTACACACTAATCGTCTTCTTATTCTTTCTTAGTTCAATCAAATTGTAGCTGAACATCTAGAATCATTGATCGATCTGTTACTTGAGAAAGCTTTGAATTTTCCTTTGTGGGTAGAACTTAGACTGCTAATTCGATCCGTAAGTAGTGTCATGTTAGCGAATTTGTAGAATTTCCAGATGGAACCAATGGattcaattttcttattaatggTGCGTTTACTTGATATGTGGGACTTGATGACTTTTGCAGCACGAGGGTGATTTTGCGTTCAAAGAAGCATGGTTTCATTTGTATGATGAATACCCAGTCAAATACGAAGCTGATCGTCTCCCACCACCTATTGTAGCTGATCTTAATGGTGATGGAAAGAAGGAGGTTCTCGTTGCTACTAATGATGCCAAAATTCAGGTATCATATGAAATTTTCTAACTTTTGTAGGTAAAAACATTTCTGATTTCGATCTTTCTCGCCAATTTTTATAGAGTCTATCTGGCTATTTCGGTCGTTAGAACGAATGATTGCAGCTTATAGTTCAGTGCTTATGCATTGCTCTTTATTGTTTTAGAGCCTTTTTGTCGAACTAATGATGTGAGGCTTGGTGATTATGCATTTCTCTTCTATGGTTTGCTGTTCTGTGTTGGATTAAGTTCTGAAACTGTTGATGTTTTGTTGGATTAGGTTCTGGAGCCTCATTCCAGGCGTGTGGATGAAGGTTTTAGTGAAGCACGTGTTCTTGCGGAAATCACTCTTTTGCCTGACAAGATCCGTGTTGCGTCAGGGAGACGTGCTGTGGCCATGGCCACAGGTGTTATTGATAGGTACTATAAAAATGGAACTCCCCAGAAGCAGGTTGTGGTCGTTGTTACCTCAGGTTGGTCTGTGCTCTGCTTTGATCACAACCTGAAAAAGCTGTGGGAAACGAATCTGCAGgtttttatcttcttcgttCTTTGTCTAACGTTCTGCATAAAAGTTTGTCTTGGTTCAGTAGTATTGATTCTCCTTTTGCTTACCTTTGTTGGTGGAATGACAGGAGGATTTCCCACATAATGCACACCATAGAGAGATAGCAATTTCGATAAGCAATTACACATTGAAGCATGGTGATACGGGTTTGGTTATTGTTGGTGGACGGATGGAGATGCAGCCATATGTATGTAGGATGAAAAATTCCTCTGTTGATTTCCTATGTATCTTCCATATGTTACCAATAGATTATTCTTTTCGTTTTAGAATCACATGGACCCATTTGAGGAACTTGGCATGACAGCACAAAATGCTGATCAACACAGAAGAAGTGCTACTGAGAATCAGGTACGACTATATGATAGTTTCCTTGGACTGTTTCGTAGCTGTGTATATTTATAGTTTCCTTATACATTTTCTCTAGAACTGAACAATTCTGAAGAAAGAGCTATTCGTTTGTAGTTATACATGTTCCAATGTGCATAAGAACTTTGTTTGGACAGTTTAGAAGAATTTTAAGCTTCCTTTCAGGCCTCTGAAGATTCTGGAGCCATAAACTTGCGTCACTTTTCTGTCTATGCATTTGCTGGCAAGACTGGCCTTCTTCGATGGAGTAAAAAGACTGATGTCAgttatttattcttttctgCTCACTTCTTTATCTGCATATTCCTTAACTACATTCGTACCTGCAACAAATTTGGTGGTCAGATTGATAGATTTTTTTCGTTCTTCTCATCTAGGATGTTGAAGCTCACACCTCAGATGCATCACAATTAATTCCACAACACAATTACAAGCTTGATGTGCATGCTCTAAATAGCCGTCACCCAGGAGAGGTAAAATTAATTCGTTCTCCATTGATTATTGAGCGAAATAGTTAACCTTTCCTTCGTTCTTTCGGAAGAGATTTCTATTGCACTATCATAATTTGAAAGCTTTGCTGGACTGAAGTTTGAGTGCAGGGAATTTAGAGAATCAATTCTTAGTGTCATGCCCCATCGCTGGGTAAGTCTTATGCCTCCTACTACATGCTTCGTTAGTgtaatatattagaaaaattgtttcaaagtACACTGTTGTCTTTGCATCAGGACCGACGTGAAGATACATTATTGAAGCTTGCTCATTTCAGGCGACACAAGAGGAAAACATTGAAGAAGCAGGCTGGTAGTAAGTCTACAGCTTATCCGTTTCACAAACCTGAGGAACACACACCCGCTGGAAAGGACTTGTCAAGAAAGATTCCAAAATTGATTGGAAAGGCTGCACGCTATGCTGGCTCGGCAAAACCCAAGAAGGTGAAGCTCTTATAAAACGTGAACTACCCACATCAAAAATACCAATATTTGTTTATGATAGCAAAGCAACATGTTGATGCAGGGTATGCAATACATTCCGACGATAACTAATTACACGAAGCTTTGGTGGGTTCCTAATGTTGTTGTGGCTCATCAAAAGGAAGGAATTGAAGCTATTCATTTGCCTACTGGTCGAACACTTTGCAAGGTTGGTCCTAGTGGCTGTTCCTTCAGATCATGAACAAGGTTACTATTTCACGTACCTATTACTTACTTAGTCAGCGTTTATAAATTCTTCCTGTTCGCAGCTTTCTCTACTTGAAGGTGGACTTCACGCCGACATAAACGGAGATGGTGTTCTCGATCATGTCCAGGTACACACATCAAACACTACTCCCGCTTTTGGTTCATTAGCCTTCTCATGGATCTTCAATTTTTACGACCATAAATATTCTCTATCCACCTTAGACTGTCGGAGGCAATGTTGGAGAGAGAACTGTAGTGAGCGGGTCAATGGAAGTGTTGAAGCCTTGCTGGGCAGTGGCAACCTCAGGCGTTCCCATCCGGGAACAGCTCTTTAACGTCTCGATCTGCCATCACTCCCCTTTTAACTTCTTGCACTATGGAGGAGATTACTCACGACACTTCGCCCAGGCAAGAGACACCTCTACTCTGGAGATCGCAACTCCCATTCTCATCCCCAGAGATGATGGACACAAACACCGCAAAGGCAGTCACGGAGATGTAATCTTCTTGACAAACCGTGGAGAGGtacttttttcctttctatATATGCCGATACAATCTCTTAATTTCTTCAACTTTGAATTTCGTTTAATAATAGCTCATCACTGCTCCGTATCAGGTGACATCATACACGCCTGATGTGCACGGCCACGACGCAGTCTGGCAATGGCAGCTTCAGACAGAAGCCACATGGTCGAATCTCCCGTCTCCATCGGGTTTAACTGAATCAGGGACGGTGGTCCCAACCCTGAAACCATTCTCGTTGCGCATTCATGATAACCAGCCTATGATCCTTGCCGGGGGAGATCAAGCAGCGGTCATCATCTCTCCGGGAGGAAGCATATTGGCTTCCATCGAATTACCGTCTCAACCGACTCATGCACTTATCACTGATGACTTCTCGAACGATGGTCTAACGGATGTGATTGTGATGACCTCAAATGGGGTTTACGGGTTTGTTCAAACCAGACAGCCAGGGGCTCTGTTCTTCAGTTCGTTGGTGGGTTGTCTCTTAGTAGTTATGGCAGTTATTTTCGTTACTCAGCACTTAAACTCCATTCAAGGTAAGCCTCGACCATCATCTAGCTTTTAATAGAAATCTCGTAGAGTTTTCTTCCTCTCTACGGAAGTTAAACCGGCAGGTCCGCTTTAGCAGCTTCACCCACATCGGTTTTGGTAAACCGGAAATATTACTGATATACCAGTGTAGATTCAGTGCCTTATTTCCTGGTTTCAGCTGTATAACTTTATACTTTGTAGAATTCAAGTAAAAAATGGTAGAGGCAAATAGAGGACtttatgtttttgtcaattttgatgttttaatgGAATTATGTgacatttaatttataaaaaaaaaaaaaaaaaatacgttTTCTAGAAATACTTCGTAGATATATATCTCTTCCTCGATACAAAGCTACACTTTATTCATGGGACTCATCGTACAATACGATTttttgaacaaacaaaaaaagtactAAATAGgttaagtaaataaaataggCTTAGCTTGCCAGTAATAATTGATGCAGCGATGTGGTTAAAAGTTAAGAGTTTTTTGGACCACGCTAGTAGTAATAATATAATCCTCAATTCTCAAATGGGAATGTGGGAGGCATGAGTGGTGTAATGATTTACacataataatatacataCTACAAAACCATCGTTATAGAGCAAAATAATAGTATCAGACATTGATTGAAGAGTGAAGACAACGCATGATTTGCTAAAGAGCAATACTTGGgttacatttttcaaaaacctCACCAAAGTAAATTGATATCTTACCAACATTTTCTTGGCAATGGATTAGTTAGACCAAcaactttccttttttggattttacaccaatatttatttatgcttTATACGACAACTGAATTATCTCGCAtttaataatctatatataaactaaaaaattcatatgttaatatatgaacattattttatgatttaacCTATACACagtcttctccttcttctttttttaacaaacatacactttttttttaagattgcAAATTTCATCTCTAATGTTTGTATATTTAGTAGTTTTAACCGTGAACAAAAGTGTATAGcctgtgatttttttttcttttttttcctcaccTGTGAATTTTATCtttgattgaaatttgatttaatatGGTATAACTACGACAATGACGATTCAAACCAACGCGTACaaggttttaatttaattcatgTGAAGTATGAATCTTCTATACTTTTATATGGTAACCCAAATAAAAGTGTCAATTCTTATATTTCTTGTACATTTATTTGTTCGAATAAATCCTAACATCGTTAATTATTtggataaatatttataaacaaattagtcATAAAAGAATGAGAATGCAAATACATAGACTGAATGAGGAATATAGAAGGTGACGGGAAAAGCATATTTCTAATAAAAGCATGCAAAGAGGATCACGAGATCACTTAATATGGGCACTACTCTATTTCCATTCTCTTTTTTGGCCCTTTTTATCTCTTATGAACGCCAGAATATTTTCCTAAATTAAACTCAAATTttcgagaaaaaaaacaacctCAATTGTCATATAGATGGAGAGTTCGTGACAATACGACCGACTCCCAAAATATTACAAGCTTATATTTGCCAACGTTTGTATGTATGCATATGTGtattgtaaaacaaaaatcttaaaacataACTTAATTCAATTGTATTGATTTGGAAAATCTTCGAACCCGTTATTCCCATATATAGTACGTACTACGGTACTAATTAATACTATAGaagtcttaaaaaaaaaaatactatacatGCCTAActggagaagaaaataatcatcATAGAGTTGTGGTCAGGAAACAGTTAAATAAACAACATGTGTTGGAATTATTTTATATGCCCTAATAAATGATCTAGCTAGGGTTTTGCAATTTCCTTAGAAGGTACAATAATAGaatattgaagaaaattagTGGTCCTTTCTTTGCAGCCtctatgtgtttttttttcaactttgatCCACACCCTTAGTTTCTAGTGTGGGGACTTGTTATCAGCCACGATCAGAACCGATCCGATCCACTGTTTGGCCATCTTTTTCAACATTCCATGGTCCAGCCCCTTCAGGTCGATCTTACCGGTTGGTTAACCATTGTTGACCAAATTGATTTcgtttggtttggttcggtgTTTTCTAACATAGACGAGTAACCATCACTATTAAGcgtgtatatatgtacaacATGTACCCATTCCTCTAGATACCTAAACAACAAGATGCAAACAAACATTGCCGTAAATGCTCTAAAAACATATTGGCAAAAAAGCAAACTCgtgttttgatttgaatcaTG from Arabidopsis thaliana chromosome 3, partial sequence includes these protein-coding regions:
- the RTH gene encoding RTE1-homolog (RTE1-homolog (RTH); CONTAINS InterPro DOMAIN/s: Protein of unknown function DUF778 (InterPro:IPR008496); BEST Arabidopsis thaliana protein match is: Protein of unknown function (DUF778) (TAIR:AT2G26070.1); Has 35333 Blast hits to 34131 proteins in 2444 species: Archae - 798; Bacteria - 22429; Metazoa - 974; Fungi - 991; Plants - 531; Viruses - 0; Other Eukaryotes - 9610 (source: NCBI BLink).); the encoded protein is MGETATDSEHRMMIGLSDPMKIDPKRDRFPCCIVWTPLPFISWLVPFIGHVGICREDGVILDFAGPNFVCVDNFAFGAVSRYIQINKEMESSRSSSSGMFNGERRYEQEEDSHEKEPTWDDALRKSTQEYQHHSYNILTCNCHSFVANNLNRLSIKSGGWNVVNLATLVLFKGRWVNKTAIVKSLLPPLIVYTIGILLGGWTFIASCSILVVLLTGWFIIGTYCFKKLIQL
- a CDS encoding FG-GAP repeat-containing protein (FG-GAP repeat-containing protein; FUNCTIONS IN: molecular_function unknown; INVOLVED IN: cell-matrix adhesion; LOCATED IN: integrin complex, integral to membrane, plasma membrane; EXPRESSED IN: 24 plant structures; EXPRESSED DURING: 13 growth stages; Has 99 Blast hits to 94 proteins in 41 species: Archae - 0; Bacteria - 0; Metazoa - 7; Fungi - 0; Plants - 47; Viruses - 0; Other Eukaryotes - 45 (source: NCBI BLink).), translating into MRKRDLAILMLSGFAIFFTLQHEGDFAFKEAWFHLYDEYPVKYEADRLPPPIVADLNGDGKKEVLVATNDAKIQVLEPHSRRVDEGFSEARVLAEITLLPDKIRVASGRRAVAMATGVIDRYYKNGTPQKQVVVVVTSGWSVLCFDHNLKKLWETNLQEDFPHNAHHREIAISISNYTLKHGDTGLVIVGGRMEMQPYNHMDPFEELGMTAQNADQHRRSATENQASEDSGAINLRHFSVYAFAGKTGLLRWSKKTDDVEAHTSDASQLIPQHNYKLDVHALNSRHPGEFECREFRESILSVMPHRWDRREDTLLKLAHFRRHKRKTLKKQAGSKSTAYPFHKPEEHTPAGKDLSRKIPKLIGKAARYAGSAKPKKGMQYIPTITNYTKLWWVPNVVVAHQKEGIEAIHLPTGRTLCKLSLLEGGLHADINGDGVLDHVQTVGGNVGERTVVSGSMEVLKPCWAVATSGVPIREQLFNVSICHHSPFNFLHYGGDYSRHFAQARDTSTLEIATPILIPRDDGHKHRKGSHGDVIFLTNRGEVTSYTPDVHGHDAVWQWQLQTEATWSNLPSPSGLTESGTVVPTLKPFSLRIHDNQPMILAGGDQAAVIISPGGSILASIELPSQPTHALITDDFSNDGLTDVIVMTSNGVYGFVQTRQPGALFFSSLVGCLLVVMAVIFVTQHLNSIQGKPRPSSSF